DNA sequence from the Colletotrichum higginsianum IMI 349063 chromosome 10, whole genome shotgun sequence genome:
GTATCGGAGTAGCTGCCGGATGATTTTGAGGtcgatctcctcctcgttgacggcgttgTTGAGCACGACGTGAAGGTCATCTGATACCGGAAGACCCGCTCGGAACAGCATATCGATCGTGGCGGAACGAGCCTCACGGCCTAGCTTCCAAGCGGCTCGCAGAGCCCTGTTGAGAGTTGACGGCGAAGGCTTgtgctgcttcttcttgttaGTCCCCACGGGCGAGCCATTCGACGACGGCGTACTCACCAGGCGCGTGCCTGAATCGGCCAGACCCAACATCATTTTCAGACTGCCTAGGTAGGCGCTCCTCGTGGCCGCCCATATGGCCTCGCCCTTGTTGTGGTTCGGGTCCGCGCCGGCCTCCAGCAGGATCTTGACGAGGTCATCACCATCTTCGCCGAACCGGACCGACGACGCCAGCTGTGCGTGGAGGGCCTCGCCATCGACCCCGAAGACCAGCAACGGCTCCAGGATGGCAGCACGCGTCTTGAGGTTGCCTACCTCGGTTGCCGCTTGGAATCCCTTTTCGATCGTAGACTTCTTGGGTGTCGTGCCGCCACTCAGGAGCATGTTGAGAACATCTGCTGCACCCGAACGGCATGCTTCGACAATGGCTTCCTCGTCGATCTGAGCACCGTTGCTCACGAGAAGATTGCCCAAGACCAgatcgccgtcggccgccgcagCAAGAAGGGCATCGGAGAGAACAGACCCCGACGCGCCGTGGTGCAACAAAACCTCGCATATCGATGCCCTGGCCTCTCTGTTAGACAACAGTGCAGCCTCGGCAAACGCATTGTTCAGCATCGGAACCGGGTGCTTTCGCTGCAAAACGAGCTGCACAATGTCAGGGCGCTCCTTCTTCACTGCCGCGACAAGGGCCTCTCCGTCGCTCGTGTCCGCCTTGGCTGAAAGTGTGCGGAGCAAGGGGATGTCTTCCGTGTAAGTATTGATGGCAAAGCCTAAAGCCCTGTTGGCCTCGGCACTGGGTgcaccggcgtcgaggagcttctGCGAGAACTCGAGCCGGTCCATCGGGTCGGCGATGCGCAGAGCATGGGGCAAAGCCGACGCCAGTGACGCCGGACTCGGCCGGGCTGCAAACAGGAGATCGGTGATCTGCGTATCACTCGCGGCCACGGCGTGAcagagggcggcggcattgtGAGAATTGACGTCCGCACCCGCCCCGAGGAGGATCCTGACGATGGACAGTTGTCGGTGCTCGGGCAGCGTCTGGAGCAAGGCGTGGACCTCCTTGACGAGTACGTCATTGAACGGGGTTTTGTCTCTGGTCTTTTGTAATAATATCTGTAGCTTTTCCGTCTTAGTGTCTGAGAATATCAGCTGCCCAAACTCGTTGATGGCCCGGCTGACGGTGGCGGGCGTTGGTTTGCCGTGCGTTAGTAGTGTTTCTAGGACTGGAGGATCGTGACTGTGTATTGCTGCAAGTCGTTAGCTTCAGTGTATCGACATCGGTGACGAGAGACCACTTACCTGATGCCATGACGATGCcgttgtcgacgttgacATCGGCTTTGTGGACTAGCAACACCTGCAGGAGCTTCAGATCTGCCGGCCGATAGTTTAACGCGTTGAGCAATGCTTGAGAGACCTTGGACGAGTCGAGATCCGGTACCGACGCCAGTAATAGAgttgccatgtccaaccTCGCCTTTGCATCCTGGGTCCCGATGATCCTGGGTAGCACGCTAGCAGCAGTCTGAGGCGTGACGTTCTTCTTGAGCAGCGCATTCAGAAGCCTTACGTCCTTTTGCGCCACCGCCGCGACCAACGCCGAGCCTTCGTTCGTGTTGATGTCGGTGTCGTACCTCAGGAACAATCCAATGAGCTCCTCGTCCCGAAGTGGCGGCTCCTCATCAATGGCTTCTTGCAGTGCGTCATGAACAATGGCACCGGCCAGGCCGCTCGTGAGGAAACACTCGACCATGCGATAGCGGTTTTGGCGAGACAACGTTTTGGTAAGAGGGAAGATCTGGGCCAGGGTCTCGCTGGACGGCTTGCTCATGAGCATCTCTTTCGTCATGGGCACGTCGCTCCTCATGACGGCGATCTGTAGAGCCAGACCGCCCTTGTGGTCGACGGATGCCGTTTGATGGCGGTCGTAGACCATCGACCTGGGCCCCTTTTTCACATCATGCTCGGAAATCGGCCGGCCGCCCGGGTATACAGGCGTGAGTAGTAGTTTGGCCGATTCAAGGTCGCCCGCTTCCGCCGCCTCAATGAGCATATCGTGTAGCGCGGTTCCACTTGCGCCTCTTCGTAATAGTAAGTCTAGTAATAAACGCCTGCTTTCCACTGCCATGTTCTTTGGAATGAGCTCAACACATTCCGAGGCATGCGTCGCACTGAGCTCCGAGGTGCCGCTCAGTATCGTGTATGCAACATCTACTCGTCCGTTCTGAATCGCTTTCCTAATAGCCATGGCATCTTGGTACTCGATGGACACGCCGTACGAGACCAAAAGACCGACCATGTCGTGGAACTCGGCTGCTGCGGCGTGGATCAGGGCCATGGCGGGcgcgtcgccgtcggtcCCGGCACAGAGCAGCAGCTCCGCGACAGCAAGCTTGTCTCTGGGGTTCATGGAAGGGTGGTCCAGCAACTGCGAGAAGGCCTCGTCCAGACCGGGGCGCTTCGGCGGGTGGTTGCCCATGATAATGGCGAGCGCGATGTCGTGGCGGCCCTGGCCGATGGCGACTTTGAGTGCTTCGGCTTGATTGTAATCGCCATCGGCGTGGGATCGACTGAGCTGCAGGACGGTCTCCAGGCAACCAGCTTTTGTTGCGTCCACCATGCACTGGGAGAGCCAGGCAgtcggcggccggccgtCGGATCGCAGAACCGTGCCGACGAGCTGGGCCTGGCCGCCCAACGCGCACGCTTGACGGAAAGCATCCTGGGCCTCGGAGCTGCGGGCTACACCGGCGCCATagcggaggaggagctcgacgacctcgacatTCTCGGAGTGCATGGCTAGGGGTAGTgaggcgtcgagggcgaaggcgtcgGCGTGAGGCAGTAGCACGCGGATCATATCGGTCTGGCCGTTGTGGATGGCGTGCTGCAATAGCTTGCTGCGCTCGCCGAAGCTGTCGAGGCTCTTGCGGCGGGGCAAGATACTGGTCTTGGCCTTTTGGGCCATGTTGAAGTCGCCGCCGGAGGAGACGAGCAGGGCGATaagggcctcggcgacgccggggGATCCGCAGTCGGCGACATGCTTGTCAAGGGCGTCGAAGACGAGCTTGTAGTCCCAagtcttcttcttggaggTAAAGGCGCGGCGCAGGTTCGTGGTGGATTCGGTGCGGCCGTGAGACATTTGCTTCCGCTtcagcagctcctcggccttgaagTCGTCCTCCGAGGTCCGGAAGCTTGGGGGGCTCTCCGGCCGGGTCAgcggcgacggagacggcggaggcTCGAGGCCCCATTCCTCGGCGAActggatgatgcgccgcTGGCGGTCATCGTCGGTCGGCGGGATCGGCATCGGGGAGCCGGGGGGCGAGGACAGGAAGGGCGACAGTTTGGCGGTGGGACGGCAGCAAGCTGGCCGTATGAATcggggaagggaaaagaaagagggTGTAGGCAGCGAGCGAGCAGCCGGCGAGATGAGGTTGGAGCAGCGTCAGGCGAAGCAAGGCgaagcaaagcaaagcaagGCAAGGCTAGGCTAGGTGGAGGAAGAACAAACAAAcaagagggaaggggagacgTGCGGCGCAAAGTTTCGTTTTCGTCTGAAGAGTGTGTTGCACGCTCAACGGCCGAGGGACGGCGGAAAAGACGGCCCAAGGACCGGTGGCGACggtaagagagagagagagaggtgggggggggggggggggctgaaGGGCATCAACAGAGGCGAGGACCAGCATCCAGGATGAACGTGGATGAAGGACAAGGTGCCGTCGCGTCCGGGGGAGAGGTGAGAAACaagagggagagacgagagagTCGACGGATGGGATGTTATGGTTCGTTGGTTTCTGTCGATGAAACAAGAGCTTATCTGTTTAGCCTAGGTCGTCGGGTATAAGTTGTCGGCGTGCTACATTGAACAGACGGTCAAGAAAGCAaaagcaacagcaacagcagcaaccagCCCGCCGTAGCTGTGtggaaaggaagaaaaagaaggcgAAGAAAACGTGTAAGGCAAGGTGTGGTTCCAGGTATCCCGAGGGTCGTCAAgacgagtcgagtcgagtcaAGTCGTGGCGACAATGCGTCGTGTTTCAGCGGGGTGGAGCACCACGTCTCCGTCTGTTCGTCCCTGTCTTTCTgtcctctttttccccccGTTGGTCCCTTGACGATGCGATGTTACAACGGTGGCTAGGCGAGTTTGACGGTTGACGGCTGTTGTGGCCCCAGAGTCCAAGTGGTGGCTGAGGTTTAAGGTCGGACGAAGGCGGAGTCGTCTGTCTCTTGTATTGATGTATTTGTCGATCCGAGAGAGAAAGGGTAGTCGTGATGATGCTACCCGAACTAGAGGTGAGCTTGGGACAACATCCGTAGCGCAGCGAGCAAAGCTTGGATAACTAGCTGGGGTTATCCTCCTTACGAGTGGAGAGAGATGACAGACGGCGCGGGAAACACTGCGCAGTTGTCGGAGTCGACGGTGAAGGATAAACGGGAGAAGCGGAAGAACAGGTCATTCGGGAGCCAGCGAGTTATGCGACAATGCGACAAGCCTTTGGCAGCCGGCCAGTCCCTTGCTTAAGCTTGTCGGTGACCGCTGATGGGCGGGGGGAGAGCTGCGCGTATCGGTGGTCAACCGAGAACACCCCAAGGAATGGATGATGGACTGGGTGATGGTCcatggatgatgatggcgaggac
Encoded proteins:
- a CDS encoding Ankyrin repeat containing protein, which gives rise to MPIPPTDDDRQRRIIQFAEEWGLEPPPSPSPLTRPESPPSFRTSEDDFKAEELLKRKQMSHGRTESTTNLRRAFTSKKKTWDYKLVFDALDKHVADCGSPGVAEALIALLVSSGGDFNMAQKAKTSILPRRKSLDSFGERSKLLQHAIHNGQTDMIRVLLPHADAFALDASLPLAMHSENVEVVELLLRYGAGVARSSEAQDAFRQACALGGQAQLVGTVLRSDGRPPTAWLSQCMVDATKAGCLETVLQLSRSHADGDYNQAEALKVAIGQGRHDIALAIIMGNHPPKRPGLDEAFSQLLDHPSMNPRDKLAVAELLLCAGTDGDAPAMALIHAAAAEFHDMVGLLVSYGVSIEYQDAMAIRKAIQNGRVDVAYTILSGTSELSATHASECVELIPKNMAVESRRLLLDLLLRRGASGTALHDMLIEAAEAGDLESAKLLLTPVYPGGRPISEHDVKKGPRSMVYDRHQTASVDHKGGLALQIAVMRSDVPMTKEMLMSKPSSETLAQIFPLTKTLSRQNRYRMVECFLTSGLAGAIVHDALQEAIDEEPPLRDEELIGLFLRYDTDINTNEGSALVAAVAQKDVRLLNALLKKNVTPQTAASVLPRIIGTQDAKARLDMATLLLASVPDLDSSKVSQALLNALNYRPADLKLLQVLLVHKADVNVDNGIVMASAIHSHDPPVLETLLTHGKPTPATVSRAINEFGQLIFSDTKTEKLQILLQKTRDKTPFNDVLVKEVHALLQTLPEHRQLSIVRILLGAGADVNSHNAAALCHAVAASDTQITDLLFAARPSPASLASALPHALRIADPMDRLEFSQKLLDAGAPSAEANRALGFAINTYTEDIPLLRTLSAKADTSDGEALVAAVKKERPDIVQLVLQRKHPVPMLNNAFAEAALLSNREARASICEVLLHHGASGSVLSDALLAAAADGDLVLGNLLVSNGAQIDEEAIVEACRSGAADVLNMLLSGGTTPKKSTIEKGFQAATEVGNLKTRAAILEPLLVFGVDGEALHAQLASSVRFGEDGDDLVKILLEAGADPNHNKGEAIWAATRSAYLGSLKMMLGLADSGTRLVSTPSSNGSPVGTNKKKQHKPSPSTLNRALRAAWKLGREARSATIDMLFRAGLPVSDDLHVVLNNAVNEEEIDLKIIRQLLRYGASPIANDCQTLVDATRRALVKPLAFMLESKILSEDLNLAIREGFTTENTDQWFTEAGFSILHSFLQKGAHGDGLSSVLTQVVDLPLSESEPDNLALANGFVDVLLDHKVDVNYAEGKLLQTAAAACNSFLVKRLLEKKPNTESISRSFYRIFDNPASEDEALELINMFTEYADGETRLDVIYTPPESIPLLFLAVQQHPRSIRVIKALLDAGYYYDQMMPYKVMEDLEEEPVTLMMWALLQPQKKVSSGIIQMLIETGAKVNFESRISQSTPLMLAIRNRRPDVVKMLLLEGAEVDVCDVKGNTPLTLSTEIGGDTAIKMMSNLLAAGASRNDGSLHNSARELNLAACQVLVQYGHEPDFPSTLHEGRSALGELCRHCADSGELTAARQKLMERVINFLIEAGSDITLRSEGKSVLLLALESRDPVVTSRTLLKAGMWKHINKKFNHFSDGKMTYSPTMYVTHVLPKSDHKEALIKLLRANRADDVYYANMGPQPEGAVGMPEDVEMQERNRRARLDRINLEQEDHVLSIARNQELATVQAQIWSTQAELEDSRRKRVQQDELVALNERARAEEDLFAAAMRRKRNERSADLEHQAALTEASITRARALELAESEVTMARQGMMLEWEKQMATEKVDHAKALSAIRVAEREDVDRMDRDQEERFRARLAEQRRLVDGQNQLASQLAGAGVNGRRQVGYITGEIN